A single window of Microscilla marina ATCC 23134 DNA harbors:
- a CDS encoding immunity 22 family protein translates to MTEEKIFVWVGFFNDQRDFDRYIAQTPDLGIEKDGEENDDDDETAMSLFCEDIDLPQYDEALPRGIL, encoded by the coding sequence ATGACAGAAGAGAAAATATTTGTTTGGGTAGGTTTTTTTAATGATCAAAGAGATTTTGATCGGTACATAGCGCAAACCCCTGATTTGGGGATAGAAAAAGACGGCGAAGAAAACGATGATGACGACGAAACCGCCATGTCTCTTTTTTGTGAAGATATTGATTTGCCTCAATATGATGAAGCTTTGCCAAGGGGTATTTTG